taggaagggacaaggatggacaaaactgggaaggattgaagtggattccatttgggtaaatttgaaaaacgtcggcccaccttttttcaaatttatatcagtttatatcaaaatgtcatttaaacagctggaaaatcattctcaattgttatgtggccgtgattttgcaaatgaaagactcttgctctgccaatttgacgtttagagctcataactatcaattttaaacaaaattacctaaaacagcgtgacctagcccctttaagtggtGTGATGtctttcagttttagttgttacAAGTTTTCCGATCCCCGTATTTTCGCATTTCACTTGGCGTGCTCTCTAGTTAATGAAATACATgaaatgatggaaaggtgtatCCTTCACACGGGCgcattacacctttccatcatttcATGTATTTGTATAAATTGAGGTGCATGATTTTGTAGAGCCCGCAGACCAGTGGGACACATCGTCCGTTCAGGACCTACAATTAGATGAAAAACCTACTAGCTCTCCAGtgagttctagtagctcaatggggAGAACATCCAACCGGTGTTACGGAGGTTGTAGGTTGTGAAAATCTTGCCGAGGACTCTTGATTGTTCGGTCGTCCTTTCGCACCGTTGCCGAGCAACTTGTATTCTTTCTCTCTCGTTAATCATTAGGGGTCCATGACCCTTTGCTTTATCGTATTTCATCTCTTGAGACTGAacttttttgtgtttgttggcGGTAGAATTAGCGCGGGAAGCGTGAGAAAatattctcgtccccagaggccGCGATTCTTTCGGCCAGCACCAAGAATGACCTCTGTCTGGTTCCGAATACGCACAGCCTCTGTGGTGGTCCATTTTGATAACCGTTGACAGTTACTAATTGTTTCAAATATCTGGAATTGCGCAGACGAGCCGGAAGTCTGTGATTCGCGTCCGTGACTTCCTGGTTCGGAACCAGCGAGAGTTCGTTATTCTttggtgctgaccgaaagaatcgGGGCCTCTGGGGacaacaatagggccgtttatacgagagaaaataagccgcggctaactctggccgcggcttacgtaagccgcgaaaggaactatttatacgagtataaactccccggccaagATAAGctgcggcttgagaaagccgtgaacgtagattttgtaccatttatacggggtgttcgcggcttacgtaagccgcagccagagttagccgcggcttattttctctcgtataaacggccctaatgatgagaaaagtgaaggaaaaaaaaatgaacatgcgTGTGTGTGGAAACTTGCACTCGCAACGGTCTAATGTCTGCTTCGCATTGGGCCGTTATTGCTGTTGTTATTTTATGTGTCTAAGTAATTATGAAAAGTGATTCGTTATTCTTATTACACAGCCTTTACGGAGCAACAGAAAAAGCGTGATAACAAAAGATATACCACAGCAGACTTGAACAAAGATGGCGCGCTATCAAGTGACGAACTTGTTTCCATGTTTCATCCTGAGGAAAGTGCGCATATGTCTCCGGTGATAGTTGAAGTACGGCTTATTTATTCATTCTGTCTCTTGCTtttgtttgcttatttttttaaacgttCGTAGCCTTATGGACTGATCGTCATCAATCCCGCAATAAAACGCAGGCTAGCGGGTTTGTGCCCTTAAACATCCTATGAAACGTCCACTGATTGCTGACGTGATTAATTGCTGCACAGGAAACCAAAAGCATTGTGAGCCTTGATGAGTTTGGTCTAGGGAATACATTTGGACAATTGTCGAGAAACATTTTTCTCGGTCAATAGGCTGAATTTGGTAAAAGGGGAGGAGGGGGTtgttgggttagggttagggtccatGCATGCGTGGACTACGAGGCTGTCGGGTCGGGGGGTGTctatatttgaaatttattttcgaAATCATCTTTTTCACAGGAATTTATGGCGTTTGCAGATATCGACAAAGACGGCTATCTTTCATTTGATGAATACAAAGGTAAACCATTTGTATCGCAGTAGTTAGATTGTAGTATAGCTCTTATTAAAAGAGTTGATTGTAGATAAATTCGACTGAACTTCTATTTATCGACAGTAGTGCTTTAAGTTTACTGAAAAGCGTGGTGGATTTGGGAAACACTGTCACCAAGTTCAAGGTCTAGATTTTAAATTATAACCCGAGTTTTTTTGCAATTCAATTTCACACTCGGGCCATAAATTGAACTAAAAAAACTCAGAAGCCTTAACTTAGTCCCGAGAAAACAAGCTAGGGGGTTATTAAGGTGTTGCTGATATCTCGTGATCTTTGAATGAAGGAACAAAAACAACTTACTTATATCTGTTcagtttaaggtaattcccttgaaaatgacgtactatccagattatTTTCAGACTTgacacaattgatattcatacatagggcatttaaaaaatgcaataaaaagatggggtcaccgtccTTTTTTTCGCGCTGTATGCCCTTTGTTGTAAGTGTTTTTTACTTAGTTGCGCAAGAAGAGTTCAAAACTAGATCAACCcgaaaaattgttgttttgtagcAAAatctactgaatattactgaaaacttgaacctacTTGTTTGTCCTAGCTgaattgcaaagaaatgtaagcaaattggaccgctacagccatcaccttgcactcagtgtcggactccaaatgcagtttcacgtcatttatatgtaaatactacaacttttaatatccaactttttttcttcttaaaatatgttttccgtgtacccattacgagtaaataaaaccattaaaaatgaGGGGTCACCGGGCTCGTTTCTTCGCTacacgatgataaatggatgacaaaggggcaatttcggcttcaaaatgatcattttacgcgaaaggactggggcgagatccaaaacaacatttttgtaacCGAGCAGAGTTTTCATGATTTCAAGCTCTTGAACATTAAAAGTGGCCTTTGTTGCCGctcttcagatggccggcgTTAACGCCGAtatctccgaagtcgcaatgttatgcgtaGTATGAGATGCGCAGTGCAAAACAggggaatcaccttaactggccgtactgaattgtagggccctcgaaattgaccaatcacagtgcgcGCGTACCATCTGTGGGTTACATCACTCGTAAAACTGAACTTTTTCTCGTAGAGACGACTTTGAATTCTGGTAGAACGAACGTTCGCGCTGCTGAGAAGTCATTCAAAAGGTTGGATAGCGATCAAGACGGCAAACTTAACGAGGTAAGTTAATTGTACAATATCGTTGTAAAGGAACAATAAGCCCTGGAGAAATTCCGAGGCTATTCTcatctgtttttaattttctttctccttacgtctttgatttttttgctgttgtgtCCTTAGGAAGAGATGAAGTTGTGGTTGTCGGCGATTAACACTTCTTCTCAGGCAAAGAATCAAGCAGAACGACAAGTAAAAATGGCAGATGACAATAAGGTAGGTATCTAAAATTTGAAGATAGCAAGTTTGTTCTCCATTGAAACTGTTGAATATGAgactaaggcccgttttaaacgtcgcattttaaatgtgccgaatctaatgcaaatgagcgaaaacaatagatttttctcatttgcattagattcggtgcatgtaaaatgcgacgtttaaaacggacCTTAAACGAGCAGCATTGacttatcgggtttaaaaacacgaggcgtaacCGAGTgcttttagacccgataaaacacgtgctgcgagttttttgaacggcttcattAATCAAAAACATTCTACAAAAAGTGTGTTCCTCCAATAGTTCGCCCTCGCAAATACggctaaaattacagtaaatgtatgggattttggtcGACTtcgaaccgctgtagcgccgctaaaaagagacagatttccaacttttgccactactttaaatagttttttttgaAATCGTTCATtaaacagaaaataaggccattaagaAATGTATGACGTCCTTAAATGCGAATAATAAATCGTTGTAGCCTTAATCCGTTtcatatttcatgaaaataatctcagaaTAAATATCTTGAAAGACACTATATCtgtggaaatctgtctctttttagcggcgctacagcggttcaaagtcggccaaaatcccatacatttactgtaaatttttgCCGCGGttgccccccaaccaagatggcgccaaaaaccgtggaagggcaTAATCGATGGAatttttggttgacaaaatttgaAGAAGTTTGAAATCTCGATGAAAATTATAAGGACTATTTCATTAAAGTCACAAGTGATCATCTTGCGCCGGGAACTGGggcaagtttcaaatttgaaccaatcgattAATTGACACTATAAaatgaaagataacattgtgattggccatctgtccaagtttatttgatgcttttaggtcgaacagagacgAATTTACGGACTTAAAAACATtgttaaaaatccatacaaacgtctctaattttgaggctgcgtcccccaaaaccaagTAAAAAACCAAAGAGGCAAATGAAGTGATGTTCACCTCAACTATTTCCAAATAGTAGGGCTATGacaggattttccagttgtccaAAATCTGATAAAATTTTTTAAGAGTCTACATGGTTTATggggacgcagcctcaaaattagagacatttatatggatttttaactatgtttttaagtccgtaacttggtctctgttcgacctaaaagcatcaaacgtGGACAGATGGCTAATCTCAATGTTATccttcatgtgatggtgtcaatttatcgattgattcaaatttgaaactctcCCCAGTTCCCGGCGCAATTCCAGAATGGCCTAATATCGTTTCATTTGAGAATAAGCGATAATTGCATTGTTTACACATTCAGCCCCGCACTCCCCTGGGACTGAAATCAAAGCCGCCACCGGGCTTTTCAGAATAATCATAGATTACCAAGTAGAAAGgttcatacacgtgacgttttatcgatgttttgataggctgttaggctcatgaaacattaatgagtttttaaatCTAGTTCACACGGTATTTTATTATCTGATGTTgtgaaaattttgccagtcaggtgttaagcaaacacactttcaaaatctggagAGAAAAGggaatgattttttgatcatagtcgCACTTTAAATTTTCACATTCTAACTTGtcttcagttgttgttgttgttgttgttgttttttttttttgagaagttACGTGATATCTGTAGCGACcaggcccagttgttcaaaaggtggacaaCACTATTTAgcggataaattactatccgttggatagcgcaattggtttcgttTTGACTtttccactggatagtgatttatccggcggatagcgctatccatcttttgaacaactagggTTAGGGCAAGACTTGAGCCGAAATCaaacaagtttttctttcagcCTGGCGAAGAATATAATTATCTCCAAtaaagagatttagcatcacgtaTAAGAGAAACGACAAACTTTAAACGTCGGCTTGACGTTTCAAGTAAAATGGAGTGAAGCTTCTGACTGAAGCTTCGTCATGGTGACCCACGGCAACTCGGAATGGACTCTGTTCATCTCAAGTATTTCGCTAACAAACTTAAACAAAAAACTCGCAGTctttttatacaaacgttattTGTATAAAAAGACGCAATATAAAATGAGACTCCTTACCTGTCAACAGTGGGTCAACGTCAAGGTGAGTTCATGAGGAAATTTTGCGGTAAGGAGTCAGTTATGAACGATCTATAACCATGGCTCctaatttttccttgtttggcTCACTGATAAATAGTTTTGGGGTTCTTTTTATCAATAAACAACTTGTTATgtagaagaaaaacgagaagaaaattcCACGTCTACGGCAAACGGGCGTAGAAACGGCAAGCGGCAACCGGCAAACgcgaaaaatggcgggaaaatcatggtgtTGTCGTTTCACGTAAACAAGATGCTAATCTGTCTAATGACACGTTTGAATGTTTTCTGGCGCTTTGATACATTTCATGCCTCGTGCACTTTTTGTCGCTTACACGATTTCCTGTGCTTTGCAACGCAAGCAAAAGCACAAGCAACATGCGCAGATGCAGTAGCGTTTGATAATTGATACCTTTTGTGAGAACAAAAGACATTAGTTAACAACAAGTGCATGCGCTTGCgcatgcttatgcttatgcttgagtgggaaagatctcatggatatacccaccacgagtcccctagattaaactctcattttacacattaagtctaagtgcccatttcagtgattaggtctaaactttcgtttatcttattgctatagcaattTAGTTCTAGAAACTGAATTAGAATGGTTATTATTTTAGAGtttatggttggtgtgtatatccatgagatccttaCTGTTTTTGCGTTGTACGTGTAAACCAGTCTTAACACGTGCTTGGGAGTGCTTGGGTATTCGGTTAAACTCATTCTTTTCATCGATTAAAGCTTGACGCGTTGCTCTGTTTCATTTTTAATTACGCCCAGGATGGCGTTTTGAGTCAAGAAGAAATGCTGAATCACATGCAACTATTCACTGCGGGACATCAAGGCTATCAGTCACAGGCAAAGATTAAGGAAGAACTGTAAAGACAtggcgatgtttctcgtgacgtcacgcaTTGTTaataatatgccaaccagagcctacttggctgttgaaacaatcacttcttttgttccgtagttggaaaatttgaatatcaaaggaaatgtgacgtcaatgtttgtaaacaagaaatttcGCTATTAGCACTGAAGATAATGAGCTGAAAGAACAACTGTGCTTCTTCATCATTTCACCAACAAATTTGAGATAAGAAAATTGCAAACGCCAACCTTGGAATTCAGCTTCATTGCCATGAATAAAGTTAAATGTTGTCTGCTTAGATATTTACCTTTAAGGGAAAAAATTGTTGAGGTGACCCGTGCTCTATTTTGCCCGCCAAGTGATTTTCTATTGACCGTGCAAATTATGGACTATTTATAAGAGCTGGAATAACCATTATTACTTTGAATCTTATCTGTGAGTACTTAGTGCCAAGACAAGaatcatttgtttgttttttgtttgttttatattttgtcaCCTCAGAAGTGATTTTCGTGACATGACTCAGCGACCAACTCGGGGATGAAAAAAGGAATATCGTACTTCAGCCGATAGAAGATTGATCTCCGAACtagaaaacaatgaaaatcatTCTTGTTCCAAATGGCTTGTCATCCATTATCAACTAATGTACTGGTATTTTTGGAAGTCGTCTTTCACTCCCGCTGTGGTTGAATTTAACCAGTTTGACGTTTTATGCAAGCTCAAATGAGAAATTAATTATGTTGCTTGATGGGTTAAAGCATTGTTTTCCCAATGAATGGATATTGGAATTCATCATCCTCTGAGATTACTTTCGTACCTACGTAAAGGATAGAGGTCCGTGGGTCTTCCGtccatttgatttccatgaaaaatggaaaatgaaaaaaatggattttgtatttttaatgtttcatttgtttttaccaaGGACGTTGAGAATAGAAttccaacaaacacaaacatgaaaaccatggtttcttattgaataaaaataaaaaatgacaatacaaatctttaatttttgtttgcaaaggaagaaagaagaattgaatAGCAGCCAATCGATTTGAAATCATTCTTTTTCAGAACCTTTCCAATCGGGGtctaattctttgatttttcaaggaaggggctttcaagatggaggaaatgatccatgcagtaaatatccgatcaattttcaattttcctctgtcgatggtcaaataaaaatgaaaaattgacaaactCTTCCGCACCATGGGACGGACAAGTCGAGACCTCAACTAACAGGGCTGCGGTTGGGAGAAGTCACGCAACCCTTGGAGGGGAGGAGAGTTGAGTTATGGCGGCTACAAGGTTTCGCCTTTAATCTTTACTGGGAGTCGTATTTTTATTTCCTCGCCACAAATGTCAAACCTATATGGTTCCCTGCATATTCAGACGTTTTCAACGACTTGGACCTCCACTAGGCTGCCTTTTGAAAGGCCAAAAATTCACATGCGCTCAtgcatttgcatttgctcgAAGTAGTATTTGTATGGATCGAAATACATCAAATAAAGGAACTTTTCCACAATGAGACGAcaacaaaatgtttgaaatcgCAGGAAAATTAACGCTACCGAGCTGAAATAATGGTTTGCAGTCAAGGCTGCCCCTTGAATAAGCTTATAAAAAAACACAACGATACAGGTAAATCAGCACTCTTTCTTTCCAAACTCGtaggtttttatttttcatttgttttcaagaatcagggctcgacattgcgactcactggtcgccaatgcgaccaaaaatcaagcgttggcgactagatttttagagctagtcgccagtgggcgactaaccctcacctttttccttcatccttttaacctcaaaggcaaatcaaccgtagttttggataaaatgcacaatttatgcgcacagaaataacaaaacaaacccacgactcttctggctcttcgatctcCATGTTTCATAATCGAGCGCCATGTTTGATTCAGCAGCTGGTATTGCGGGCGCACTAAACAACAGGTGCAATCATTGAGGCGTGAAGTTCACAACGAAGCCTTGGCTTTTTAGcgctgaaaatatggaaaactggtgattgtttatgttcaggttcgtctatttatgtaagctatagactcgatgttacatggaaacttaacaaaagcACAGGAAACATGACTAAAGctgctttcacattgattatttaCCTCGTAATGCGTAATGATATGTTTTACGAGCCCTGGCTTCCTTTTAAGTTTTAGTATCTCAGTCTTAGAAGCTTAAGTGTACCTAAACTTAGGACTATGAAGAAGATTGCATGTGTACATGATcatcagaaaaatgaagaaaaaaatatcagtgaaaataatggtgactaaaagttaagatctggcgaccaaaatttttggatcaggcgccaattggcgccttactaaaaatgttaatttcgagccctgagaATACATTTTCACATGTATAAAGCtgttcaaagcactgaatttAAACACACCATGGATCACACCCTCACAAGCTAAGCTGGTAAAATTATAATTGTGTCATATATATTTTCCTTTCATCCTATAGGAAAAACCTGAGCAGTACTTAATAATAAGGGATGTAATTTCACGGAGGATACAGTGAAACATGAGGATAAAGTCAAACAGCCGGCTGAAATTTGCAGCTATGAGCAATACTCATAAGTGAGGTCTCGGAATAACTGAATTGCATTTTGAAACAATGTTGGATTTCCATTTACTACATTTTCAAACACAGTgagaaaatcaggaaaatgtGAATGGAAGTGCTGCCTTCTTGCCGAACTTTGGCATCCATCACAAGACAATGGGTCTATACCAAATTCTGGCCAGGTTGTCAATTGCCCCCCACTTCCTTCAAATAACTGAACAGCCACCGCTGTTGTTGGAACAACATCTGGTGTCACTTTAACTGTCTTGTCCATAGCTGCTTGCATATTGTTTGGATGTACCCTCTGTTCTATTATAATGCAGAGAAAATATGAATATACGGGTAGCTAGTGATTTAAGAACATGGTGATAGAGTGATTTTGCTTGACCCCTGAAACAGAGAATTTAAAAATGAGACaagaggtacttaccttgaagtgtaattgtaattctctgaagATGCATGTAGTATTATGGGATAAATTTGCATTCCTTTGTAATGCTAATGTCAGCAGCCACACTTCAAAgcatgttattattatgcaaatgagtCGAGTATAAATGGCTCATGCAAGGCAAGTAAGCCATTCTTCGTGTGCCAAGTGTATGGCGACGATCCAACAATAAATGGGTGGGTAAAAAGTCTCACAGACAGGTTATGCAAAGTTATCCCATAATACTACATGCATcttcagagaattacaattacacttcaaggtaagtacctcttGTCTCATTTTTAAATTCTCTGTTTCACGGGTGAAGTAAAATCACTCTATAACCAGGTTCTTAAATTACTAGCTACAAGTATGTTCATATTCTCTCTGCATTATAATAGAACAGAGAGTACATCCAAACAATATGCAAGCAGACAGTTAAGGTGACACCAGATGTTGTTCCAACAACAGCTGTGGCTGTTCAGTTATTTGAAGGAAGTGGGGGGCAATTGACAACCTGGCCAGAATTTGGTATAGACCCATTGTCTTGTGATGGATCGGATGCCAAAGTTCAGCCAGAACGAAACACTTCCATTCacattttcctgattttctcACTGTGTTTCAAAATGTAGTAAATGGAAATCCAACATTGTTTCAAACTGCAATTCAGTTATTCCGAGACCTGACTTATGAGTATTGCTCATAGCTGCAAATTTCAGCCAGTTGTTTGACTTTACCTCATGTTTCACTGTATCCTCCGTGAAATCACATCCCTTATTATTGAGTACTGCTCAGGTTGAAAGGAAAATATATATGACACAATTATAATTTTACCAGCTTAGCTTGTGATGGTGTGATCCCTGGATGTGTTTaaattcagtgctttgaacaGCTTTATACATGTGAAAATGTattcttgaaaacaaatgaaaaataaaaacctaCGAGTTTGGAAAGAAAGAGTGCTGATTTACCTGTATCGTTGTGTTTTTTTATAAGCTTATTCAAGGGGCAGTCTTGACTGCAAACCATTATTTCGGCTCGGTAGCGTTAATTTTCCTGcgatttcaaacattttgttgTCGTCTCATTGTGGGAAAGTTCCTTTATTTGATGTATTTCGATCCATACAAATACTACTTCGAGCAAATGCAAATATCACGTACCTGGCGCATGTGAATTTTTGGCCTTTCAAAAGGCAGCCTAGTGGAAGTCCAAGTCGTTGAAAACGTCTGAATATGCAGAGAACCATAGAGGTTTGACATTTGTGGCGAGGAAATAAAAATACGACTCCCAGTAAAGATTAAAGGCGAAACCTTGTAGCCGCCATAACTCAACTCTCCTCCCTTCCAAGGGTTGTGTGACTTCTCCCAACCGCAGCCCTGTTGTCCGTCCCATGGTGCGGAAGagtttgtcaatttttcatttttatttgatcatcgacagaggaaaattgaaaattgatcggatatttactgcatggatcatttcctccattttgaaagccccttccttgaaaaatcaaagaattagaCCCCGATTGGAAAGGTTCTGAAAAAGAATGATTTCAAATCGAGTGGCTGCTattcaattcttctttcttcctttgcaaacaaaaattaaagatttgtattgtcatttttaatttttattcaataagaaaccatggttttcatgtttgtgtttgttggaaTTCTATTCTCAACGTTCCttggtaaaaacaaatgaaacattaaaaatacaaaatccatttttttcattttccatttttcatggaaatcaaatggaCGGAAGACCCACGGACCGATAGACCTCAATATAACGGCTACAAAATGCTGCGGAATAACGGAAACTTGTAGAAAAGGAAAATACGGTTTCCTTTCTTCTACACGGGCGTGATTCAGCCTTATGACGCAACTTGAGGTTTTTCCGGTTTGTATTCCTCATATTCTTGTTGTCATTTGACGACATTGAATAAATTTCCACGGTAGAATGCACTTCAGCTAATACTTTCGTCGACGTGGCTGAACACGAATGATTGTTGAATAACTCTAAATTTTGGTTGTTGTTGTTCGCCTAACAGAATAGCTTATCCTTTCACGACTGAAGCAGACTGAATTGGGTATACGTTAAAAAAATGTTTCGTGATTTGGTGGCAGTTTTTGTATTAGTTATTTGTCTTAATATTTTACAAGTATTTGCACCTTGTCCGTTCGGAAACAACCCAGCAATGCCAAAGCAACCAGGTTCCGAAGCGAGGATTGAGATATCCCCTGAAAAACGACAGAAGTATGCAGAGGAGCTAATGAAAGAAAGAATAAGGTAATGATTGGAATTTTGTCTCATGTGTTGTCTGTGTTAGTTTTTGTAGAAGCTAAAGGAGCGAAACCAGATGTAATAAACAACTAGTTGCATGATAGATGATTTGTTGTCTATATGAAAGCCGACTGGCGATTTAGCTAGTAATGTTCGAATCATTTGCTGTTATCCGTGCGCGTTCTTCTCTGTCGattaaacaattcttttttcgATCATGCTACAGAGTAATGATTAACTCGACGGACACGGATGGTGATGGCAAAGCAACTGTAGACGAGCTTGCTGTCTGGACCCTGCAGTCGATAAAATCTAATCATGATGAAGAGGCTAGTCAACGACTGAAGAATATGGACAAGAACGGAGACCGCAAAGTTTCCCTTGAAGAATACTTGCAAAGTGCACAGAAAATTGAAGGAGGTCAGTAAAGCAGTCCttgtgcacaaccattcaaatggaaacgattggtgtattttcatgcaaatcaaactcattatcATCTGAATGGTTTAGCAtcaagactcgttttgaaccagagacaaacagcaactcggaaacgGCTTGGGGTGACACTGCTCTGGGCGCTTTGAGAGGCCTGGGCAACTGTGCGAGAACTTATTCACTTACGTGACCAGCGGtcatgttttcttttaaagaagGGCGTGTTTACTAAGAATGAATTCCAATTTCGAAGAAATGATCTGGGACAACAATGAAGCCTAAGTTTTTTCTTTTAGGGAAACCACTGATATGTCCCCTTTACTGTCACGTGCATGAGTTAGCCAAACCCAGCGattgaaaattcgcaaaaagccgATAGAAAATAACGTTTtcatgataaaaataataagaataaataaaaataataataataataataataataatctttattaatagcgcgctcaatattcgtcgtacgcactcaacagatatcctgcgatat
The sequence above is a segment of the Montipora foliosa isolate CH-2021 chromosome 2, ASM3666993v2, whole genome shotgun sequence genome. Coding sequences within it:
- the LOC137992019 gene encoding calumenin-A-like isoform X2: MKTFYRQEANTRLMELDKNVDGKVTWEEYTKGANNRGAFTEQQKKRDNKRYTTADLNKDGALSSDELVSMFHPEESAHMSPVIVEEFMAFADIDKDGYLSFDEYKETTLNSGRTNVRAAEKSFKRLDSDQDGKLNEEEMKLWLSAINTSSQAKNQAERQVKMADDNKDGVLSQEEMLNHMQLFTAGHQGYQSQAKIKEEL
- the LOC137992019 gene encoding calumenin-A-like isoform X1, with the translated sequence MLLFLFLLVSCIFRCREVIADDYDNLKSDPKAGSMDQGNEDNDKNRLRSVFLLLDSDGNGQISVQELASRTERSMKTFYRQEANTRLMELDKNVDGKVTWEEYTKGANNRGAFTEQQKKRDNKRYTTADLNKDGALSSDELVSMFHPEESAHMSPVIVEEFMAFADIDKDGYLSFDEYKETTLNSGRTNVRAAEKSFKRLDSDQDGKLNEEEMKLWLSAINTSSQAKNQAERQVKMADDNKDGVLSQEEMLNHMQLFTAGHQGYQSQAKIKEEL